The following are encoded together in the Malaya genurostris strain Urasoe2022 chromosome 3, Malgen_1.1, whole genome shotgun sequence genome:
- the LOC131437325 gene encoding probable cytochrome P450 9f2, with product MEVDLLTAGAIGAIILLIFHYMSKKYEYFLSKPISCVKPTFLLGSTGPIMFRRRDISSHVRMLYNVFPDSKIVGFYDFMKPIFMLRDADVIKKIGVKDFDFFMDHTPTLIGTSSDDDVGGESLFGNSLFALRGQKWRDMRSTLSPAFTGSKMRHMFELVADCAKSMVDFYNSEAKSGKFLEYEMKDTFSRFGNDVIATVAFGIEVNSLKDRENEFFSKGKQMLNFQTLMVLVKFLLMRSMPRLMQKLGYDFLDSNLSDYFRKMIVDNMKQREIHGIVRNDMIHMLMEVRKGALKHLKEEQDHKDAGFATVEESNVGKTSHTRVWTENELIAQCFLFFLAGFDTVSTAMTFLTYELTINPDVQNRLYEEIVQTNNSLNNTPLSYEMLQKMEYMDMVVSEGLRKWPPAVVSDRYCTKDYVYDDGAGTRFVIEKHQTIWIPTIAIHHNPKYYPNPEIFDPERFNEVNRSNINTAAYLPFGVGPRNCIGSRLALMEVKLILYYLLKDFSLEPTEKTQVPLKMLKNLFALQAENGVWVEFKPRSS from the exons ATGGAAGTGGACTTGCTGACTGCGGGGGCCATCGGTGCAAttattttgttgatatttcATTATATGTCTAAAAAGTatgaatatttcctatcaaaaccAATATCGTGCGTTAAGCCGACGTTTCTTCTCGGCAGTACTGGTCCGATAATGTTTCGCAGAAGAGATATATCGTCTCATGTCAGAATGCTTTACAATGTTTTTCCTGATTCCAA aatTGTAGGATTCTACGATTTCATGAAGCCAATTTTCATGCTGCGAGATGCGGACGTTATCAAGAAGATCGGCGTCAAAGATTTTGACTTTTTCATGGACCACACCCCTACTTTGATCGGTACTTCATCCGATGATGATGTTGGAGGCGAAAGTCTTTTCGGTAACTCATTGTTCGCGCTGCGAGGGCAGAAGTGGCGAGACATGCGATCAACGCTAAGTCCGGCGTTCACCGGAAGTAAAATGCGACACATGTTTGAACTGGTTGCGGACTGTGCCAAATCGATGGTCGATTTTTACAACTCGGAAGCCAAATCGGGAAAATTTTTGGAGTATGAGATGAAGGATACCTTCTCGCGATTTGGGAATGATGTCATTGCAACAGTGGCCTTTGGAATTGAGGTGAACTCGTTGAAGGATCGGGAAAATGAATTCTTTTCGAAAGGAAAACAAATGTTGAATTTTCAAACGCTTATGGTACTTGTAAAGTTTTTACTTATGAGAAGTATGCCTCGTTTGATGCAAAAACTAGGATACGATTTTTTGGATTCGAACCTATCGGATTACTTTAGGAAAATGATCGTTGACAATATGAAGCAGAGAGAAATCCACGGAATAGTACGCAATGATATGATTCATATGCTGATGGAAGTTCGCAAAGGTGCATTGAAGCATCTCAAGGAGGAGCAAGATCATAAAGATGCGGGCTTTGCCACCGTAGAAGAATCGAATGTTGGGAAAACTAGCCATACTAGGGTTTGGACCGAAAACGAATTGATCGCACAGTGTTTTCTATTTTTCCTAGCCGGTTTCGACACTGTTTCAACAGCCATGACCTTTTTGACATACGAACTTACAATCAATCCGGATGTTCAGAATCGTCTGTATGAGGAAATTGTGCAAACTAACAACTCGTTAAACAATACTCCATTAAGttatgaaatgcttcaaaaaatgGAATACATGGACATGGTCGTTTCGGAAGGCCTTCGCAAGTGGCCACCGGCTGTTGTGTCCGATCGTTATTGTACTAAAGATTACGTATACGATGATGGTGCAGGAACTCGATTCGTTATTGAGAAACATCAAACGATTTGGATCCCTACGATTGCTATCCATCACAATCCGAAGTATTATCCGAATCCAGAGATATTTGATCCGGAACGTTTTAATGAAGTAAACCGGTCGAATATTAATACTGCTGCTTATTTACCATTCGGTGTGGGTCCACGGAATTGCATCGGTTCTCGGTTAGCACTGATGGAAGTTAAATTGATTCTATACTATCTACTAAAGGACTTCAGCTTGGAACCGACAGAGAAAACACAAGTTCCTTTGAAGATGTTGAAGAATTTATTTGCGCTTCAGGCAGAAAATGGTGTTTGGGTGGAATTCAAACCAAGAAGTAGTTGA
- the LOC131437339 gene encoding cytochrome P450 9e2-like, whose amino-acid sequence MEVSLFAAIAIGSLVLFVYRWVSKKYEYFLSKPIPCIKPTFLLGSSAPVIFRTKTLKSHIGTLYNTYPQCRIVGFYELMRPVFMLRDATVIKKIAVKDFDFFMDHSPSISNAPPDGEVGGETLFGNSLFALRGQKWRDMRSTLNPAFKGNKMTNDKFSITESSSPCCAK is encoded by the exons ATGGAAGTAAGTTTGTTTGCCGCAATCGCAATCGGTTCCCTAGTTCTGTTTGTATATCGTTGGGTTTCGAAAAAGTACGAGTACTTTCTTTCGAAACCGATTCCGTGCATAAAACCGACCTTCCTACTGGGAAGTAGTGCACCGGtaatttttcgaacaaaaactCTTAAGTCTCACATTGGAACTCTGTACAACACTTATCCGCAGTGCAG GATAGTAGGATTTTATGAGCTCATGAGACCAGTATTTATGTTACGGGATGCgaccgtaataaaaaaaattgccgtGAAAGATTTCGACTTCTTCATGGATCATTCTCCGTCGATCAGTAACGCGCCTCCGGACGGTGAGGTGGGTGGCGAGACTTTGTTCGGTAATTCGCTGTTTGCATTACGTGGTCAAAAGTGGAGAGATATGCGTTCGACGCTAAACCCGGCCTTCAAAGGAAataaaatgacaaatgacaaattttcaatcactgaaAGTTCAAGTCCTTGCTGTGCGAAATGA
- the LOC131437335 gene encoding probable cytochrome P450 9f2 has translation MLQVHLILVCAISAIAVICYHYVAKKYQYFLSKPIPCVKPTFLLGSSGATVFRRRGIVSQLIKLYNAYPESKVTGAYDFTTPVFLIRDPDFVKKICVKEFDFFTDHTPIMPIDKADKENDRKSFTQNSLFLLRGQKWRDMRATLSPAFTGSKMRHMFDLVAKCGQSMSNFFTEELKRENSMEYEMKDIFSRLCTDMIGTVAFGYEMDSLANRNNEFYLQATQMINPRSIVLMFKFLLMFTLPSFMEKLGVDFISSSLLKYFKGIILDNFKQREMRGIVRNDMIHMLMEIRQGIQTQESTVKESIHFRKWTDNELIAQCLLFFMAGYETVSTCLSFLTYELAVNSEVQKRLYEEIQNTEQSLNGTPLTYEILQNMPYMDMVVSEGLRMWPPQLISERHCTKDYHYDDGSGTQFIIEKGRTVMIPIIAIHRDPKYYPNPDKFDPERFGEANQSKLVSGTYLPFSLGPRNCIGSRLAVMEVKSTIYYLLKNFSLNPSERTQIPLRLMKHMFALLSEKGIWLKIEPRN, from the exons ATGCTGCAAGTTCATCTTATCCTTGTGTGTGCTATCAGTGCCATAGCAGTAATATGTTATCATTATGTTGCCAAGAAGTACCAGTATTTTTTGAGTAAACCTATTCCGTGCGTGAAACCTACGTTTCTACTAGGCAGTAGTGGTGCAACAGTTTTTCGGCGGCGGGGTATTGTCTCCCAATTGATAAAGCTGTACAACGCATATCCCGAATCCAA AGTAACAGGTGCTTACGATTTTACCACTCCGGTTTTTCTTATTCGCGACCCGGACTTTGTGAAAAAGATTTGCGTGAAAGAATTTGATTTCTTCACGGATCATACACCGATAATGCCCATAGATAAGGCAGACAAGGAGAACGATAGGAAAAGTTTTACCCAAAACTCGTTATTCTTGCTGAGAGGCCAAAAATGGAGAGATATGCGAGCGACGTTGAGTCCAGCGTTCACCGGGAGCAAGATGCGTCATATGTTTGACTTAGTGGCGAAGTGTGGCCAATCGATGAGCAATTTTTTCACCGAAGAATTGAAAAGAGAGAATAGTATGGAGTATGAAATGAAGGATATATTTTCGCGTTTATGCACCGACATGATCGGCACAGTTGCTTTTGGTTACGAAATGGATTCACTGGCAAATCGGAACAATGAGTTTTACCTGCAAGCTACTCAAATGATAAATCCACGCTCAATCGTGCTTATGTTTAAATTTCTGCTGATGTTCACTTTACCTTCGTTCATGGAGAAGCTGGGAGTGGATTTCATAAGTTCAAGCTTATTGAAGTATTTTAAAGGAATAATTCTCGACAACTTTAAACAGCGGGAGATGCGAGGCATCGTTCGAAACGATATGATTCATATGCTTATGGAAATTCGTCAAGGGATTCAGACGCAAGAGTCTACTGTGAAAGAATCTATTCATTTTCGAAAGTGGACTGACAACGAACTTATCGCACAgtgtttattatttttcatgGCCGGGTACGAAACAGTATCAACATGCTTATCATTTCTGACGTATGAACTTGCAGTAAATTCTGAAGTTCAAAAACGTCTGTATGAGGAAATCCAGAACACAGAACAATCTCTCAATGGAACACCTCTGACATACGAGATACTTCAAAACATGCCCTATATGGATATGGTCGTATCAGAGGGTCTTCGTATGTGGCCTCCACAATTGATTTCTGAGCGTCACTGCACTAAAGATTATCACTATGATGATGGATCAGGGACGCAATTCATCATAGAGAAAGGGCGAACTGTCATGATTCCAATAATTGCCATTCATCGCGATCCGAAATATTacccaaatccagataaatttgatCCGGAACGATTCGGTGAAGCCAATCAATCGAAGCTTGTTTCGGGAACCTATCTACCATTTAGCTTAGGTCCAAGAAATTGCATCGGATCCCGATTAGCGGTAATGGAAGTAAAATCAACTATTTACtacttgctgaagaactttagTTTGAATCCATCCGAGCGGACGCAGATACCTCTTCGGCTAATGAAGCATATGTTTGCATTGCTCTCCGAAAAAGGCATTTGGTTGAAGATTGAACCAAGGAATTAA
- the LOC131437319 gene encoding cytochrome P450 9e2-like, translating into MEVDLVHVLAVVTIIGWFYHWLTKNLDYFHDKPIPSMAVKPIVGSTGSMLFKKTSFTEFIKRAYDKFEGVKVFGLFDANLPFFVIRDPELIKTIGIKDFEYFINHRPIFGKNDSDHPDVIFAKSLFVLNDQKWKNMRITLSPAFTGSKMRQMFELIVDCCESTASFYRDECKSTKLPLVYEMKDVFSRFGNDVIASCAFGMKIDSFRNRENQFFCHGKDMFKFNTVKAMLRTFGFRFIPTIMSYLGIDFIEHKHNAYFSALIKNAVNLRETQGIFRPDMVHLLMQARKGTLKHQHEKFQKEGFATVEESDMGKGDTLHSMTEVEMIAQCLIFFLAGFDTVSTNLTFLSYELTINPDVQKKLYEEIVATHRSLKGSPLNYDTLQKMQYMDMVVCESLRMWPPVPAVDRLCVRNYELDDGAGLKFTIEKGTAVFFPVQGLHYDPKYFPNPEKFVPERFSDENNENIRLGTYLPFGIGPRNCIASRFALMEVKAIMYHMLLHFSFERTEKTQVPLQLAKGYIGLHSKAGLFVELKPRSHVTVGE; encoded by the exons ATGGAGGTCGATTTGGTTCATGTTCTAGCAGTAGTAACTATTATTGGCTGGTTCTATCATTGGCTGACAAAAAATCTGGACTATTTTCATGACAAGCCAATCCCGTCAATGGCAGTGAAACCGATCGTTGGTAGCACTGGCTCGATGCTTTTCAAGAAGACCTCATTCACGGAATTCATCAAGCGtgcttatgataaatttgaaggTGTAAA AGTGTTCGGTCTATTTGATGCAAACTTACCATTTTTTGTGATTCGTGACCCAGAGCTTATTAAGACCATTGGCATCAAagatttcgaatatttcataAATCACCGaccgatttttggaaaaaatgataGCGATCATCCGGATGTGATATTTGCGAAATCTTTGTTCGTACTTAACGACCAGAAATGGAAAAACATGCGAATTACACTCAGTCCAGCATTCACCGGTTCCAAAATGCGACAAATGTTTGAATTGATCGTCGATTGCTGCGAGAGTACGGCTTCTTTCTACCGTGACGAATGTAAGAGCACAAAGCTTCCGCTGGTGTACGAAATGAAGGATGTATTTTCGAGATTTGGCAATGATGTGATTGCATCCTGTGCCTTCGGAATGAAGATAGACTCATTCAGAAAtcgagaaaatcaatttttctgtCATGGGAAAGACATGTTCAAGTTCAACACTGTTAAAGCAATGCTTCGTACATTCGGTTTTCGTTTTATTCCGACTATTATGAGCTATTTGGGTATCGATTTCATTGAACATAAACATAACGCATATTTTTCGGCGCTTATAAAAAACGCTGTCAACTTGCGAGAAACTCAAGGAATTTTTAGACCAGATATGGTTCATTTATTGATGCAAGCTAGAAAAGGCACACTGAAACACCAACACGAGAAATTTCAAAAAGAAGGATTCGCAACCGTTGAAGAATCTGATATGGGGAAAGGAGATACTTTGCATTCCATGACTGAGGTCGAAATGATAGCTCAATGTTTGATTTTCTTTCTAGCAGGATTCGACACGGTGTCTACGAATCTCACTTTCCTGTCGTATGAGCTTACTATTAATCCAGATGTTCagaaaaaattgtatgaggAAATTGTGGCTACACATCGGTCTCTGAAAGGTAGTCCATTGAACTACGACACACTTCAGAAGATGCAATACATGGATATGGTAGTATGCGAATCACTGCGGATGTGGCCTCCTGTACCTGCAGTAGATCGCCTCTGCGTACGAAATTATGAACTGGACGATGGAGCAGGTCTAAAGtttaccatcgaaaaaggtactGCGGTGTTCTTCCCAGTTCAAGGATTACACTACGATCCGAAGTATTTTCCAAACCCGGAGAAATTCGTGCCAGAACGTTTCAGTGATGAAAATAACGAAAACATTCGTCTTGGAACATATCTACCGTTTGGAATTGGACCTAGAAACTGTATTGCCTCTAGATTTGCCTTAATGGAAGTTAAGGCAATCATGTACCATATGCTCTTGCACTTTAGTTTCGAAAGAACGGAAAAAACACAGGTTCCATTGCAGCTTGCTAAAGGTTATATCGGATTACATTCTAAAGCCGGATTGTTTGTCGAACTTAAGCCACGATCCCATGTTACGGTTGGTGAATGA
- the LOC131437322 gene encoding cytochrome P450 9e2-like isoform X2 — translation MFRKSGSAPIMFRRRDVASHVKIMYNTYPESKVMGTYDFMQPIFMLRDPDVIKKITVKDFDFFSDHTPTMTNGAAEDEVGGDSLFGNSLFALRGQKWRDMRSTLSPAFTGSKMRHMFELVAKCAQSLADFFNSEAKAGEILEYEMKDTFSRFGNDVIATVAFGIEVNSLKDRENDFYVKGKQMLNFQSIWVLLKVFLMRCAPKLSQKLGIDFSNKNLTDYFKKMIVDNMHQREVHGIVRNDMIHMLMEVRKGSLKHLKDEQDQKDAGFATVQESNVGKTAHGRVWTENELIAQCFLFFLAGFDTVSTAMTFLVYELTTNPEVQNHLYKEIVETNESLNTCPLSYEVLQKMEYMDMVVSEALRKWPPVIMSERYSTKDYLYDDGSGTRFVIEKNQTVWIPTFGIHHDPKYYPDPEKFDPERFNETNRTKINIGTYLPFGIGPRNCIGSRLALMEVKLILYYLLKDFSLEPTEKTQIPLQLTKNMFLFQAEKGVWTEFKPRSK, via the exons ATGTTTCGAAAAA GTGGCAGTGCTCCAATTATGTTTCGCAGAAGAGACGTGGCATCCCACGTTAAAATTATGTACAATACCTATCCGGAGTCCAA AGTGATGGGTACCTACGATTTCATGCAACCGATATTCATGTTGCGCGATCCGGACGTGATTAAGAAGATTACCGTGAAAGATTTTGACTTCTTTTCGGATCATACGCCAACGATGACTAACGGCGCAGCAGAAGATGAGGTCGGCGGAGATAGTCTTTTCGGTAACTCGCTGTTTGCGTTACGCGGTCAAAAGTGGAGAGATATGCGATCAACGCTGAGTCCAGCGTTCACCGGTAGTAAAATGCGACATATGTTCGAGCTAGTGGCAAAGTGTGCCCAATCATTGGCTGATTTTTTCaactcggaagcaaaagcaggaGAAATTCTAGAGTATGAGATGAAGGATACGTTCTCCCGATTTGGGAATGATGTGATTGCAACGGTTGCCTTCGGTATTGAGGTGAACTCTTTGAAGGATCGAGAGAATGATTTCTATGTAAAAGGGAAGCAGATGTTGAATTTTCAATCGATTTGGGTGCTGCTTAAGGTTTTCCTGATGAGATGTGCGCCGAAGTTGTCCCAAAAGCTTGGAATCGATTTCTCGAATAAAAATTTAACGGATTACTTCAAGAAAATGATCGTTGATAATATGCATCAGAGAGAAGTACATGGGATTGTACGCAATGACATGATTCATATGCTGATGGAAGTTCGTAAGGGTTCATTGAAGCATCTCAAGGATGAGCAGGATCAGAAAGATGCGGGGTTCGCAACAGTACAAGAATCGAATGTGGGGAAAACAGCTCACGGCCGGGTGTGGACTGAAAATGAACTGATTGCACAgtgtttccttttttttctgGCAGGTTTCGATACTGTTTCTACCGCTATGACATTTTTAGTCTATGAACTAACAACCAATCCGGAAGTTCAGAATCACCTGTATAAGGAAATAGTTGAAACTAATGAATCTCTCAATACATGTCCTCTGTCTTACGAAGTTCTCCAGAAAATGGAATACATGGACATGGTCGTTTCGGAAGCTCTTCGCAAATGGCCACCAGTCATCATGTCCGAACGATACAGTACTAAAGACTATCTGTATGATGACGGCTCTGGAACTCGTTTTGTTATCGAGAAAAATCAAACAGTATGGATTCCTACGTTTGGTATACATCACGATCCAAAGTATTATCCAGATCCGGAGAAATTCGATCCGGAACGATTTAACGAGACAAACCGAACAAAGATTAATATCGGCACCTATCTGCCGTTTGGAATAGGCCCAAGGAACTGCATCGGCTCACGGTTAGCACTAATGGAGGTCAAACTGATTCTGTACTACCTGTTGAAGGACTTTAGTCTAGAACCGACTGAGAAAACGCAGATTCCATTGCAATTGACGAAAAATATGTTTCTGTTTCAAGCGGAGAAAGGTGTGTGGACGGAATTCAAACCAAGAAGTAAATAA
- the LOC131437322 gene encoding probable cytochrome P450 9f2 isoform X1, which translates to MEVDLLTAAAIGAIILLMYRYVSKKYEYFLTKPIPCIKPTFLLGGSAPIMFRRRDVASHVKIMYNTYPESKVMGTYDFMQPIFMLRDPDVIKKITVKDFDFFSDHTPTMTNGAAEDEVGGDSLFGNSLFALRGQKWRDMRSTLSPAFTGSKMRHMFELVAKCAQSLADFFNSEAKAGEILEYEMKDTFSRFGNDVIATVAFGIEVNSLKDRENDFYVKGKQMLNFQSIWVLLKVFLMRCAPKLSQKLGIDFSNKNLTDYFKKMIVDNMHQREVHGIVRNDMIHMLMEVRKGSLKHLKDEQDQKDAGFATVQESNVGKTAHGRVWTENELIAQCFLFFLAGFDTVSTAMTFLVYELTTNPEVQNHLYKEIVETNESLNTCPLSYEVLQKMEYMDMVVSEALRKWPPVIMSERYSTKDYLYDDGSGTRFVIEKNQTVWIPTFGIHHDPKYYPDPEKFDPERFNETNRTKINIGTYLPFGIGPRNCIGSRLALMEVKLILYYLLKDFSLEPTEKTQIPLQLTKNMFLFQAEKGVWTEFKPRSK; encoded by the exons ATGGAAGTGGATTTGCTTACAGCCGCAGCAATCGGGGCTATCATCTTACTGATGTATCGTTATGTTTCGAAAAAGTATGAATATTTTCTAACCAAGCCGATACCATGCATCAAACCAACTTTTCTGCTAGGTGGCAGTGCTCCAATTATGTTTCGCAGAAGAGACGTGGCATCCCACGTTAAAATTATGTACAATACCTATCCGGAGTCCAA AGTGATGGGTACCTACGATTTCATGCAACCGATATTCATGTTGCGCGATCCGGACGTGATTAAGAAGATTACCGTGAAAGATTTTGACTTCTTTTCGGATCATACGCCAACGATGACTAACGGCGCAGCAGAAGATGAGGTCGGCGGAGATAGTCTTTTCGGTAACTCGCTGTTTGCGTTACGCGGTCAAAAGTGGAGAGATATGCGATCAACGCTGAGTCCAGCGTTCACCGGTAGTAAAATGCGACATATGTTCGAGCTAGTGGCAAAGTGTGCCCAATCATTGGCTGATTTTTTCaactcggaagcaaaagcaggaGAAATTCTAGAGTATGAGATGAAGGATACGTTCTCCCGATTTGGGAATGATGTGATTGCAACGGTTGCCTTCGGTATTGAGGTGAACTCTTTGAAGGATCGAGAGAATGATTTCTATGTAAAAGGGAAGCAGATGTTGAATTTTCAATCGATTTGGGTGCTGCTTAAGGTTTTCCTGATGAGATGTGCGCCGAAGTTGTCCCAAAAGCTTGGAATCGATTTCTCGAATAAAAATTTAACGGATTACTTCAAGAAAATGATCGTTGATAATATGCATCAGAGAGAAGTACATGGGATTGTACGCAATGACATGATTCATATGCTGATGGAAGTTCGTAAGGGTTCATTGAAGCATCTCAAGGATGAGCAGGATCAGAAAGATGCGGGGTTCGCAACAGTACAAGAATCGAATGTGGGGAAAACAGCTCACGGCCGGGTGTGGACTGAAAATGAACTGATTGCACAgtgtttccttttttttctgGCAGGTTTCGATACTGTTTCTACCGCTATGACATTTTTAGTCTATGAACTAACAACCAATCCGGAAGTTCAGAATCACCTGTATAAGGAAATAGTTGAAACTAATGAATCTCTCAATACATGTCCTCTGTCTTACGAAGTTCTCCAGAAAATGGAATACATGGACATGGTCGTTTCGGAAGCTCTTCGCAAATGGCCACCAGTCATCATGTCCGAACGATACAGTACTAAAGACTATCTGTATGATGACGGCTCTGGAACTCGTTTTGTTATCGAGAAAAATCAAACAGTATGGATTCCTACGTTTGGTATACATCACGATCCAAAGTATTATCCAGATCCGGAGAAATTCGATCCGGAACGATTTAACGAGACAAACCGAACAAAGATTAATATCGGCACCTATCTGCCGTTTGGAATAGGCCCAAGGAACTGCATCGGCTCACGGTTAGCACTAATGGAGGTCAAACTGATTCTGTACTACCTGTTGAAGGACTTTAGTCTAGAACCGACTGAGAAAACGCAGATTCCATTGCAATTGACGAAAAATATGTTTCTGTTTCAAGCGGAGAAAGGTGTGTGGACGGAATTCAAACCAAGAAGTAAATAA
- the LOC131437336 gene encoding probable cytochrome P450 9f2 — MLQVHLILVCAISAIAVICYHYVAKKYQYFLSKPIPCVKPTFLLGSSGATVFRRRGIVSQLIKLYNAYPESKVTGAYDFTTPVFLIRDPDFVKKICVKEFDFFTDHTPIMPIDKADKENDRKSFTQNSLFLLRGQKWRDMRATLSPAFTGSKMRHMFDLVAKCGQSMSNFFTEELKRENSMEYEMKDIFSRLCTDMIGTVAFGYEMDSLANRNNEFYLQATQMINPRSIVLMFKFLLMFTLPSFMEKLGVDFISSSLLKYFKGIILDNFKQREMRGIVRNDMIHMLMEIRQGIQTQESTVKESIHFRKWTDKELIAQCLLFFMAGYETVSTCLSFLTYELAVNSEVQKRLYEEIQNTEQSLNGTPLTYEILQNMPYMDMVVSEGLRMWPPQLISERHCTKDYHYDDGSGTQFIIEKGRTVMIPIIAIHRDPKYYPNPDKFDPERFGEANQSKLVSGTYLPFSLGPRNCIGSRLAVMEVKSTIYYLLKNFSLNPSERTQIPLRLMKHMFALLSEKGIWLKIEPRN; from the exons ATGCTGCAAGTTCATCTTATCCTTGTGTGTGCTATCAGTGCCATAGCAGTAATATGTTATCATTATGTTGCCAAGAAGTACCAGTATTTTTTGAGTAAACCTATTCCGTGCGTGAAACCTACGTTTCTACTAGGCAGTAGTGGTGCAACAGTTTTTCGGCGGCGGGGTATTGTCTCCCAATTGATAAAGCTGTACAACGCATATCCCGAATCCAA AGTAACAGGTGCTTACGATTTTACCACTCCGGTTTTTCTTATTCGCGACCCGGACTTTGTGAAAAAGATTTGCGTGAAAGAATTTGATTTCTTCACGGATCATACACCGATAATGCCCATAGATAAGGCAGACAAGGAGAACGATAGGAAAAGTTTTACCCAAAACTCGTTATTCTTGCTGAGAGGCCAAAAATGGAGAGATATGCGAGCGACGTTGAGTCCAGCGTTCACCGGGAGCAAGATGCGTCATATGTTTGACTTAGTGGCGAAGTGTGGCCAATCGATGAGCAATTTTTTCACCGAAGAATTGAAAAGAGAGAATAGTATGGAGTATGAAATGAAGGATATATTTTCGCGTTTATGCACCGACATGATCGGCACAGTTGCTTTTGGTTACGAAATGGATTCACTGGCAAATCGGAACAATGAGTTTTACCTGCAAGCTACTCAAATGATAAATCCACGCTCAATCGTGCTTATGTTTAAATTTCTGCTGATGTTCACTTTACCTTCGTTCATGGAGAAGCTGGGAGTGGATTTCATAAGTTCAAGCTTATTGAAGTATTTTAAAGGAATAATTCTCGACAACTTTAAACAGCGGGAGATGCGAGGCATCGTTCGAAACGATATGATTCATATGCTTATGGAAATTCGTCAAGGGATTCAGACGCAAGAGTCTACTGTGAAAGAATCTATTCATTTTCGAAAGTGGACTGACAAAGAACTTATCGCACAgtgtttattatttttcatgGCCGGGTACGAAACAGTATCAACATGCTTATCATTTCTGACGTATGAACTTGCAGTAAATTCTGAAGTTCAAAAACGTCTGTATGAGGAAATCCAGAACACAGAACAATCTCTCAATGGAACACCTCTGACATACGAGATACTTCAAAACATGCCCTATATGGATATGGTCGTATCAGAGGGTCTTCGTATGTGGCCTCCACAATTGATTTCTGAGCGTCACTGCACTAAAGATTATCACTATGATGATGGATCAGGGACGCAATTCATCATAGAGAAAGGGCGAACTGTCATGATTCCAATAATTGCCATTCATCGCGATCCGAAATATTacccaaatccagataaatttgatCCGGAACGATTCGGTGAAGCCAATCAATCGAAGCTTGTTTCGGGAACCTATCTACCATTTAGCTTAGGTCCAAGAAATTGCATCGGATCCCGATTAGCGGTAATGGAAGTAAAATCAACTATTTACtacttgctgaagaactttagTTTGAATCCATCCGAGCGGACGCAGATACCTCTTCGGCTAATGAAGCATATGTTTGCATTGCTCTCCGAAAAAGGCATTTGGTTGAAGATTGAACCAAGGAATTAA